The Fuscovulum sp. sequence GGCGCATGAAATCGTCGATTGCCGCGCCTTCGCGCAGGAATTCCGGGTTGGAGGCGATGTCGAAATCGGCGGCGGGGCTGGAGGCGCGGACGGCCTCGGCCACTTTGCGGTTGGTGCCGACGGGGACGGTGGATTTGGTGACGATGACAGCATAGCCGGTGAGGGCGCGTCCGATTTCTTCGGCCGCGGCCATGACATAGCGCAGGTCGGCATGGCCATCGCCGCGCCGGGTGGGGGTTCCCACAGCGATGAAGACGGCATCGGCCCCGGCGACCGCCTCGGCCAGATCAAGGGAAAAGGACAGGCGTCCGGCGGCGACGTTCTTGGCCATCAGGTCCTGAAGGCCGGGTTCAAAGATCGGGATTTCGCCCGCGTTGAGACGGTCGATCTTGGCGGGGTCTTTGTCGACGCAGATCACGTCATGCCCGAAATCGGAAAAACACACCCCGGAGACGAGGCCGACATAGCCTGTCCCGATCATCGCAATCTTCATGACTCTGCACCTGTTCCCAACGGACCTTTGACACAGCCTGTGTAGGGCAGGGCGATTCGTGCTGTCAAACGGCCCCTGCGATCTTTGCGATGACAAAGGCGCAGGGGCGTGGATCAGGCCACGCGCAGCCAGATGGCGGTGGCGGCGGCAGAGTTGATCTCTGTCGAGGTGAAACCCCAAGGGGCCGGGGCAGGGCTGCCCCAGGCGATGGTGCGGCGCAGCACCTTGCGCGCGGCGGTGATGGGGGCCGTACCGCCGTTCACATCGGGGGTGGCGGTGGTGGGCCAGACCGACAGGGTGGCGGTCGATGCATGGCGGATGCCGAGCCAGACGGTCCGCCCCTGACGCAGGTTGAGGGCGACGGTGGCCGATTTGGCCCCGGTGGTGGACAGGTCGAGATCGGCGGTTTCCAGAATCTGGGCATCGGGGCGGCCGTTGGCATCGCTGGCATAGATCAGGATGCGGGCCAGTGCGCCCGCGACAGCGGTGGTGCAGTTCAGCAAAAGCCGATCAACCGTCAGGTCGGCGCGCGACTGAAAGGGAAAGAGGTCGATGCGCCCGGCAGCCCCGGCCAGCGTGCCGAGCGTGCCGCCGCCCGCGCCAGTTGTCGTGAGGACGAGGTCACCGGCGGGCGGGATGAGCGAAGGGATCTCTCGCTGGCCATCAAGGCGGTGGGTCAGGCCCCCGGCCTGCGCGCGGATCTGATCGGTGGCGGCATTGTGCCAAATCGTGCCATTGGCGGGGTTTGCGGGATCAGCCATCAGCCCGTGCAGGATCACCGGCTGTGGCAGGGTAACGCTGCCCGTGGCGGGATCAGCGGTGAGAGCGGTGGCGAAGGTGGTGCCATTGCCGCTGACCTTGATGGCGAAGCTGTCGCCGCCGGTCAGGCCCATTTCGGCGCGGCCGGAATAGCCAGTCTGGAACAGCAGGCTGGCTGTATCGGCGGGGTTGGCCTTGTTGACCTTGATCTGATGGCCTGCGCCGTCGTGATCGAAGAGCGATGCGGGCGAGGACAGGGTCAGGCGGTTGACGGCATCGGCAGTGGCGGCAATGCCAAGGCGTGGCAGGGTTTCCGGCGGGGTTTGTGCGGCAACCCAGGTGGTGCCGTCATGGGCGAGGGTTGTGCTGTCCGACAAAACGCGGGTCAGCCAGCCCGCGCGGGGGGTAAGGAAGGCCCAAGCGCCGCCCCAGAAGGCTGCGACCTTACCTTCGTGACCTTGCCACAGGCCGGTGGCGGGGCTTGCCACGATGTGGCGGTCGCCCTCGGCCGGTTGGGCAGGCGGTTCGCTGCGCGTGCGGTCGATCACGGCCAGGTGGACCAGCAGATCCAGCAGGCGGAGCGCTTCGTTATGGGTGACGTGTTTCTGCGCCTGGGCGGGCAGGATCAGCGGCAGCGCGAGGAGGGGGGTATCGTCGGACATCGGGAACCTTCTGGCCAGAGGATTGGCCGCGAAGGTTGGCTTGCGATGGTGAACGGCAGGAAAACGCGGCGCGCGCTGGGCTGGTGGTGGCATCGAGTGGGGCAGGAGGGATGCCCCTTTGTCTTTGTCCGGTCAGGCGGTTAGCATGGCGGGAATGAGAGACGGATGAGGGCAAGAGCCGTGGTGCAGCATGTTCTGGTAACGGGGGGCGCGGGCTATATCGGCGCGCATGCCTGCAAGGCGCTGGCGCGGGCGGGCTATGTGCCGGTCTGTTTCGACAATCTGTCGACGGGTTGGGAAGCGGCGGTGAAGTTCGGGCCGCTGGAGCGGGGCGATCTGATGGACCGGGCCGCGATTGATGCGGCGCTGGCCCGGTGGAAGCCGGTGGCGGTGATGCATTTCGCGGCGCTGTCGTTGGTCGGCGAGTCCATGTCGGACCCCGGGCGCTATTGGCGGGTGAATGTGGGCGGGGCGCTGAACCTGATTGAGGCCTGTGTGGCGGCGGGGGTGGAGCGGTTCGTGTTTTCATCGACCTGCGCGACCTATGGCGATCAGGATGGGGTGGTGCTGAACGAAGACACGCCGCAGCGGCCGATCAATGCCTATGGCGCGTCGAAGCTGGCCATAGAGCAGATGCTGGGGAATTTCGGGGCGAGTCATGGGCTGCAATCGGTGGTTTTCCGCTATTTCAACGTTGCGGGGGCCGATCCGGACGGCGAGGTGGGCGAGCGGCACGAACCGGAGACTCATCTGATCCCGCTGATGCTGGATGCGGTTGAAGGCAGGCGCGCGGCGCTGACGGTATTCGGCTCGGACTATCCGACGGCGGATGGCACCTGCGTGCGGGATTATGTGCATGTGACCGATCTGGCCGAGGCGCATGTGCGGGGGTTGCGCT is a genomic window containing:
- the galE gene encoding UDP-glucose 4-epimerase GalE, with protein sequence MVQHVLVTGGAGYIGAHACKALARAGYVPVCFDNLSTGWEAAVKFGPLERGDLMDRAAIDAALARWKPVAVMHFAALSLVGESMSDPGRYWRVNVGGALNLIEACVAAGVERFVFSSTCATYGDQDGVVLNEDTPQRPINAYGASKLAIEQMLGNFGASHGLQSVVFRYFNVAGADPDGEVGERHEPETHLIPLMLDAVEGRRAALTVFGSDYPTADGTCVRDYVHVTDLAEAHVRGLRWLEGGKGSRVFCLGSGTGYSVRAVLDHARVVTNRAVPVVEGARRAGDAAALVCGSERARDELGWEPERGLEAMIRDAWRWSQGGGY
- a CDS encoding DUF2793 domain-containing protein yields the protein MSDDTPLLALPLILPAQAQKHVTHNEALRLLDLLVHLAVIDRTRSEPPAQPAEGDRHIVASPATGLWQGHEGKVAAFWGGAWAFLTPRAGWLTRVLSDSTTLAHDGTTWVAAQTPPETLPRLGIAATADAVNRLTLSSPASLFDHDGAGHQIKVNKANPADTASLLFQTGYSGRAEMGLTGGDSFAIKVSGNGTTFATALTADPATGSVTLPQPVILHGLMADPANPANGTIWHNAATDQIRAQAGGLTHRLDGQREIPSLIPPAGDLVLTTTGAGGGTLGTLAGAAGRIDLFPFQSRADLTVDRLLLNCTTAVAGALARILIYASDANGRPDAQILETADLDLSTTGAKSATVALNLRQGRTVWLGIRHASTATLSVWPTTATPDVNGGTAPITAARKVLRRTIAWGSPAPAPWGFTSTEINSAAATAIWLRVA